In a genomic window of Piliocolobus tephrosceles isolate RC106 chromosome 1, ASM277652v3, whole genome shotgun sequence:
- the CD34 gene encoding hematopoietic progenitor cell antigen CD34 — translation MLVRRGARAGPGMPRGWTALCLLSLLPSGFTSANTTSTVTPKSPTQGTFSTVSTSVSYQETAIPSTLGSTSPHPVSQHGNEATTNITETTVKFTSTSVITSVYGTTNSSVQSQTSVITTVFTTPANISTPETTLKSSLSPGNVSDLSTTSTSLATSLIKLYTSSFPFPSIIKTEIKCSGIKEVKLTQGICLEQNETSSCAEFRKDRGDDLAQVLCEEEQADADAGAQICSLLLAQSEVRPQCLLLVLANRTEISSKLQLMKKHQSYLRKLGILGFTEQDVASHQSYSRKTLIALVTSGTLLAVLGITGYFLMNRRSWSPTGERLGEDPYYTENGEGQGYSSGPGTSPEAQGKASVNRGAQENGTGQATSRNGHSARQHVVADTEL, via the exons CCTCTGGGTTCACGAGTGCCAACACCACCAGTACTGTTACCCCAAAGTCACCTACCCAGGGAACATTTTCAACTGTTTCTACAAGTGTATCATACCAAGAAACTGCAATACCTAGTACCCTCGGAAGTACCAGCCCACACCCTGTGTCTCAACATGGCAATGAGGCCACAACAAACATCACAG AAACTACAGTCAAATTCACATCTACCTCTGTGATCACCTCAGTTTATGGAACCACAAACTCTTCTGTTCAGTCACAGACCTCCGTAATCACCACAGTGTTCACCACCCCAGCCAACATTTCAACTCCAGAGACAACCTTAAAGTCTAGCTTGTCACCTGGAAATGTTTCAGACCTTTCAACCACAAGCACTAGCCTTGCAACATCTCTCATTAAACTGTATACATCGTCTTTTCCTTTCCCAAGTATCATCAAG ACAGAAATCAAATGTTCAGGCATCAAAGAAGTGAAATTGACTCAGGGCATCTGCCTGGAGCAAAATGAGACCTCCAGCTGT GCGGAGTTTAGGAAGGACAGGGGAGACGACCTGGCCCAAGTGCTGTGTGAGGAGGAGCAGGCTGATGCTGATGCTGGGGCCCAGATATGCTCCCTACTCCTTGCCCAGTCTGAGGTGAGGCCTCAGTGCTTACTGCTGGTCTTGGCCAACAGAACAG AAatttccagcaaactccaacttATGAAAAAGCACCAGTCTTACCTGAGAAAG CTGGGGATCCTAGGTTTCACTGAACAAGATGTTGCAAGCCACCAGAGCTATTCCCGAAAGACCCTGATTGCGCTGGTCACCTCGGGAACCCTGCTGGCTGTCTTGGGCATCACTGGCTATTTCCTGATGAATCGCCGCAGCTGGAGTCCCACAGGAGAAAGGCTG GGCGAAGACCCTTATTACACGGAGAACGGTGAAGGCCAGGGCTATAGCTCAGGACCTGGGACCTCCCCTGAGGCTCAGGGAAAGGCCAGTGTGAACCGAGGGGCTCAGGAAAACGGGACCGGCCAGGCCACCTCCAGAAACGGCCATTCAGCAAGACAACACGTGGTGGCTGATACCGAATTGTGA